A part of Lacibacter sp. H407 genomic DNA contains:
- a CDS encoding CHASE2 domain-containing protein, whose translation MKYKKVIIALVLITIIVCIYLLSCPSQKKVIKKNFGSLTEKIDPDIVLINVEEEDRAFIGKLLKIVDSCKPILIGIDVFFEIEKDPIQDSILMQAFKEIDNDILACKLDSAGKPIMPIVKFSSFVTDVGLANVQALEGIASFKTPLGVIDTTIHKSFELKIIERWKTGFKHRIKVNQVIPIKFTRTLEQFIHFNGGVLTTKEHWSFLKNKIVIVAYLGPSNEDKFFTPIRFSTRQNDNNPDTYGGVIIANTIRTILEYEIK comes from the coding sequence ATGAAGTATAAAAAAGTAATAATTGCTCTGGTCTTAATAACTATTATTGTTTGTATTTATTTGCTAAGCTGTCCATCTCAAAAGAAAGTTATCAAAAAGAATTTTGGTAGTCTAACTGAGAAAATTGACCCTGATATTGTTTTAATCAATGTAGAAGAGGAGGACAGAGCATTTATTGGTAAGCTACTTAAAATTGTAGATAGTTGTAAACCAATTTTAATTGGAATTGATGTGTTTTTTGAAATCGAAAAGGATCCAATTCAGGATTCAATATTAATGCAAGCTTTTAAGGAGATTGACAATGATATTTTGGCGTGCAAACTTGATTCAGCAGGAAAACCCATAATGCCTATTGTTAAGTTTAGTTCGTTTGTAACTGACGTGGGTCTTGCGAATGTTCAAGCATTGGAGGGTATAGCAAGTTTTAAAACTCCACTCGGAGTTATTGATACTACTATTCATAAATCATTCGAATTAAAAATTATTGAAAGGTGGAAGACAGGATTTAAGCATCGTATTAAAGTGAATCAAGTTATTCCAATTAAATTCACGAGAACTTTGGAGCAATTTATTCATTTTAATGGGGGAGTATTAACTACAAAAGAACATTGGAGTTTTTTAAAGAATAAAATTGTAATAGTTGCCTATTTGGGTCCAAGTAATGAGGATAAATTTTTTACCCCAATTCGTTTTTCTACTCGGCAAAATGATAATAATCCTGACACCTATGGAGGCGTTATTATTGCAAATACAATACGGACAATTTTAGAATATGAAATTAAGTAG
- a CDS encoding M1 family aminopeptidase — protein sequence MKKAMKRNLTVIGLLMLSVATSYAQAPEQADTSWKKLYRATPEKTHALQHTKLEASFDVPNAQLNGKVWLTLKPHFYPSNTLVLDAKGMDINDVAVQKGTARIKLKYDYDGLLLKVTLDKVYKGGEAYTVYIQYTAKPNDFKTAGSAAITDAKGLYFINPKGEEKDKPTQIWTQGETEATSVWCPTIDKTNQKTTQEFYLTVPAKWVTLSNGKLVSQKPAGNGTRTDYWKMDQPHSPYLFFVGAGDFAVIKETWKGKEVSYYVDKEYASVAKKIFGNTPEMMTYFSKITGVEYPWVKYGQMVGRDYVSGAMENTTATLHQESAQQDARELLDGNAWEGTIAHELFHQWFGDYVTTESWGNLTLNESFANYSEYLWDEYKYGKDKADATHYSAMQGYLGSGSEQKDLVRFYYSDKEDMFDAVSYNKGGRILHMLRNYVGDSAFFKSLNLYLTTHKYKTAEAHQLRLAFEEVTGKDLNWFFNQWYFGAGHPMLDINYSYNEATKQVNVIVKQTQKDKLFQLPVAIDIYNGSKKTREQVWVKNAVDTFSFTVSTKPDLVNFDGDKVLLAVKKENKTLDEYIHQYKHAGLYLDRREAIDFAAKKQDDEKAVALLREAINDKYSGLRNFALGKVDLKKSSVLEATETMIASMAQKDASRIVRSKAIEVLGNLKKPNYKNLFQSAVNDSSYSVSAAALLALEKLDPPAALTEAKRLAKQPMKGNLLEAVATTLIKSGDENSFDEITKAYSSMGLSQAKFNLTATYANLLGNMKNTEKVKRGVDEIVKFREAIPEQYGLGPVFENFLKTIIGKKETLKKAGEDVNALQEQIDYIKSKMK from the coding sequence TTGCAACAAGCTACGCACAGGCACCCGAACAAGCTGATACAAGCTGGAAAAAACTGTACCGTGCTACCCCCGAAAAAACACATGCACTACAACACACCAAATTAGAGGCCAGCTTTGATGTACCCAATGCACAACTCAATGGCAAGGTATGGCTCACATTGAAACCACATTTCTACCCAAGCAATACATTGGTGCTTGATGCAAAAGGAATGGACATCAATGATGTTGCTGTACAGAAAGGAACCGCACGAATAAAACTGAAATACGACTATGATGGTTTGTTATTGAAAGTAACACTCGACAAAGTTTACAAAGGAGGCGAAGCTTACACCGTATACATTCAGTACACAGCAAAACCGAACGACTTTAAAACTGCCGGTAGTGCCGCCATTACTGATGCAAAAGGTTTGTACTTCATCAATCCAAAAGGAGAAGAAAAAGACAAGCCTACACAAATATGGACACAAGGTGAAACAGAAGCTACCAGTGTATGGTGTCCAACGATCGATAAGACCAATCAAAAAACCACACAGGAATTTTATTTAACCGTTCCTGCTAAATGGGTTACACTCAGCAATGGTAAACTCGTGAGTCAAAAACCTGCGGGCAATGGTACACGTACCGATTACTGGAAAATGGACCAACCCCATTCGCCCTATCTGTTTTTTGTAGGTGCCGGTGATTTTGCCGTGATCAAAGAAACATGGAAAGGAAAAGAAGTGAGTTACTATGTAGATAAAGAGTATGCATCGGTTGCTAAAAAAATATTCGGTAACACTCCGGAGATGATGACATATTTCTCAAAGATCACAGGAGTTGAATACCCTTGGGTAAAATACGGACAAATGGTGGGACGTGATTATGTTAGTGGTGCTATGGAAAATACAACCGCTACTCTCCATCAGGAAAGTGCACAACAGGATGCCCGTGAATTGTTGGATGGAAATGCATGGGAAGGAACCATTGCACACGAATTGTTTCACCAATGGTTTGGTGATTATGTAACTACTGAAAGCTGGGGCAACTTAACACTCAACGAATCGTTTGCCAACTACAGCGAATACCTGTGGGATGAATACAAATACGGCAAAGACAAAGCCGATGCAACGCATTACAGTGCCATGCAAGGTTATTTGGGAAGTGGCAGCGAACAAAAAGATCTGGTTCGTTTTTACTACAGCGATAAAGAAGATATGTTTGATGCCGTAAGCTATAACAAAGGCGGACGCATTTTACACATGCTGCGGAATTATGTTGGCGACAGTGCGTTCTTTAAATCGCTCAACTTGTATTTAACGACACACAAATACAAAACAGCAGAAGCACATCAATTGCGTTTGGCATTTGAAGAAGTGACCGGTAAAGATCTGAACTGGTTCTTTAACCAATGGTATTTTGGTGCTGGACATCCAATGCTCGACATTAACTACAGTTATAATGAAGCAACCAAACAAGTAAACGTAATTGTAAAACAAACGCAAAAAGATAAACTGTTTCAATTGCCGGTTGCTATTGACATTTATAACGGAAGCAAGAAAACACGTGAGCAGGTTTGGGTGAAAAATGCAGTGGATACATTCTCATTCACTGTTTCAACAAAACCTGATCTGGTGAATTTTGACGGCGACAAAGTATTACTTGCCGTTAAGAAAGAAAACAAAACACTGGACGAATATATCCATCAATACAAACACGCAGGTTTGTATCTCGACAGAAGAGAAGCGATTGATTTTGCAGCGAAGAAACAAGATGATGAAAAAGCTGTTGCTCTATTAAGAGAAGCAATCAATGATAAGTACAGTGGCCTTCGCAATTTTGCATTGGGCAAAGTAGATCTCAAAAAATCATCGGTACTTGAAGCTACTGAAACAATGATTGCATCAATGGCACAAAAAGATGCAAGCCGTATTGTACGGAGCAAAGCGATAGAAGTATTGGGTAACCTGAAGAAACCGAATTACAAAAATCTGTTCCAGTCGGCCGTTAACGATTCGTCGTATTCAGTAAGTGCTGCCGCTTTACTGGCGTTGGAAAAATTGGATCCGCCTGCTGCTTTAACAGAGGCGAAACGTTTAGCGAAACAACCGATGAAAGGGAATTTGCTGGAAGCAGTTGCCACCACATTGATCAAAAGTGGCGATGAAAATTCGTTTGACGAAATTACCAAAGCATACAGCAGCATGGGCTTATCGCAGGCGAAGTTTAATTTAACTGCCACCTACGCCAACTTACTCGGCAATATGAAGAATACCGAAAAAGTAAAACGTGGTGTGGATGAAATTGTAAAGTTCCGTGAAGCCATTCCGGAGCAATATGGCTTGGGTCCTGTGTTTGAGAACTTTCTCAAAACCATTATCGGTAAAAAAGAAACCTTGAAGAAAGCAGGTGAAGATGTGAATGCATTGCAGGAACAGATTGATTATATTAAGAGTAAGATGAAGTGA